The genomic DNA gttctcaaccttctgaccctttaaatacagttcctcatgttgtgacccaaccataaaattatttttgttgctactatataactgtaatgttgctactgttatgaatcgtaatgtaaatatctgatatgcaggatggtcttaggcgaggtcgcgacccacaggttgagaaccgctgctagaggGATCCTCTGAAGGTGGACAGGTGGAGGGTTCACAGCTGGCTCTGCACCTGCCACATGACCTCactttctccatctgtgaaaaAAGGCACCACATGCCTCATGGTATCAAACAAGATAACAGAGAAAGTGTCCAACATATAATGGCCATTCAAAAGTCTCTCCCTTCATTTGTGGGGGGCAAGAGGGGGAACGGGGAGGTTGAGGGAGGGAGGTATTCCAAGCAGTACTCTTCGGACATGGCCAGTCCTGGACACAGGCTGCAGTCCCCTGAACACTTGTTCAAATATGAGCATATATATGAGAAACACCCCCACCATGGATGTTTCATATCTGCAGAACTTCACAGAATTAGCATGAGAATTAAAATGAGACACATGGTTATGCAAATTAAATCAAGTACAGATGCAGATGCTcagtgacagaaatacattatcgtTGGCATCAGATAAAGTTCAGGGCCAAGGGTCTACATAGGACAAGCATGGGAATATTCAGTAAGTTGGACTCCCTACATAGACACAACTGCATTTGGAATTCCAATcatggaccccccacccccaccctgcagctGCACTCACTTCCCTTTCTCTGAAGAAAGGGGGTTTGTTAAGTACGAGCATATAAGGTAAACATTGATCTGTCCACTGGTCAGTACAGCCATCAGCAGGGcaggagcttttttaaaaaaaatctttattgttgagattacagatgtctccctttttcccccgcATTGGCCCCTTCCACCccattcccaccctgccccaggccttcagcacttctgtgtccataggttatgcatatatgcatataaggtatttggttaatctcttcccaccctccccccaaaccccccttttccctctgaggtttgtcagtctgttccatgtttccatgcctctggttctattttattcatcagtttattttgttcattagcttctttgtttattgtttatttttagactCAATTGTGATAGATAAGCATTTATTATCATTTATGTTCATATTTATCCTCCTCCTACTActacttcttccttctcttcttaaaaaatacccttcaagCTTTCTCGGCTTATTCAGCCATGACCAAATTAAGGCTGGGGACCCTCTTGGCAAGAAGGAGGAGCTGCTAAAACACCTGAAGGTGGAGCTATCTCAGCTGCGGCATGTAGCCAAAGTGACAGGCAGCACAACTTTCAAGCTTTCGAAGATCCGAGTTGTTGGCAAGTCTATCACCCATGTTCTTACCATCATTAACCAGACTCAGAAAGAAAGCCTCAGGAAATTCTACAAGGGAAAGAAGTACAAGCCCCTGGATCTACGGCCCAAGAAAACATGTGCCATGCGCCTCCATCTCAACAAGCATGAAGAGAATCTGAAgaccaagaagcagcagcagaaggAGCAGCTATACCCCCTGCAGAAGTACACAGTCAAGGCCTGAGCATCTTCGAGTCAATAAAGCACAAACTGGctgacaatgaaaaaaatacccttcaacatttcatgtgatactggtctggtggtgatgaactcctttagatttttttggtctgtgaagctttttatctaaccttcaattctaaatgacagctttgccaggtagagtaatcttggttgtaggtcttgctattcatcactttgaatatttcttgccactcccttctggcctacaaagtttctgttgagaaatcagctgacagtcgtatgggtgcttccttgtaggtaactaactgcttttctcttcctgcttttaagattctctctttgtctttaacccttggtgttttaattatgaagtgtcttgatgtgggtctctttgagttcctcttgtttgggactctctgcacttcctggacttataagtctatttctttcaccaggtaggggaaagttttctgtcattatgtcttcaaataggttttcaatatcttgctctctctctgttccttctggcacccccataatgagaatgttggtacacttgaagttgtcccagaggctccttacactagcttcattatttttggattcttttttctttttgctcatctgattgggtgttttatgcttcctcatattccaaatccttGACTTGATCTTCGAAATCCTCTCCAgaactgttgaatccctgtaaattattctttatttcagttagtgcatgcttaatttctgaatggtcctttttcatgtctttgatattCTTACTaaaatccttgaaagtctcaccaAGTCCTTTGCAGTTCTCATTAAAATCCTTGAGTAACTTTATAAatgttgttttgaactctgtatctagtagtttgcttccATTTTATTGACTTCTTTTTCCAgagtttcttctgttctttcatttgtgacatgtttctttgtctttatattttggctgcttccctgcatttatttctatgtattaggtagagctgctatgtctcctggaattggtagagtggccttgtatagtaggtatTCTGtggggcccagtagctcagcctcccccatcacctcagctgggcactctaggtgtgcccctgtgtgggctgtgtagcACAGTCTTGTAGCTGAGCCTcaattgctgttggcatcactgggaggagttgacctccaggccagttggctgtgaggaccagctgtgattaTAGTagaagagctgctatgcaggagacaccctatggagcaggacttgcttcagtggggctttggtgctcattgagtctgccccttgagtgtgttgcttgtggatgtgtagagttgtaatctgctatggtctgaaatTGTCCACCAGGTGTACTGACTCTGGGGCCTCCAGGGAAGTGCAAAGTTAGCCATTGCCTGGGGCCATTAGGAGCTACAGagccatctgcagatggctgcacTTGCATTGGGCTTGGGAGTACACAGGCGAGGCCAAGCTATGAAgcaggcaggctgctgctagtgcggGTTCTTGGGCCTCTTATTAGTAATTATGGagcatgctgatgccagctgaTGCTTGTTTAAGAAATTTCAGCAAAATCtgaagcctgagcaaggacaggccattcatacaGAAAAGCtcctgcaaacagcttgggtagggctgcaaattggaACAGActgagtctcagggaatcaacttGGTGAAGctaaactcagatatggctgccagtcatctctgggatgggggaggttccagcacaggaacaatgactctTGTGAGCCCTCtggtctgggagaaagccacccaactggagttcctgccccaatgccagacaatccctGTATGTCTCTGGATTTCCCCCAAAGCTGCTGCCCCAGTACTAGAGCCCAGAGGGAGCAATTCCAAGtaagtttgtgcactggccctttaagaggaactgcctgggtctccagcagcctccttgTCACTCAGTCACAATCCCAGCTGGTTTTTACAACCTGAAGTTACggggcttctcttcccagctgtggaaccctgggctggggatctggtgtgggaatgggaccccttgctcctcatgggaggcTTCCACAGaggagatatccctcccaataaaaataaaaattaaaaacaccatacatgggtgttggaccagccatTCCgagcctctgcccct from Myotis daubentonii chromosome 2, mMyoDau2.1, whole genome shotgun sequence includes the following:
- the LOC132225869 gene encoding large ribosomal subunit protein uL29-like, with the protein product MDPPPPPCSCTHFPFSEERGFVKYEHISHDQIKAGDPLGKKEELLKHLKVELSQLRHVAKVTGSTTFKLSKIRVVGKSITHVLTIINQTQKESLRKFYKGKKYKPLDLRPKKTCAMRLHLNKHEENLKTKKQQQKEQLYPLQKYTVKA